CCGCCGTCGTCACCGCCATAAACCACTCCAGCTTCGCCGGCCGGAAGCCCTCCTCTCTGAGCCCTCTGGTTCCAAACCCTCGCTACTATTCCAAGGCCGACGACAGCCTTCTCCGAGTCATCGACGCCGAGATTCAGTGCGCCGAGGAGACCGATGATCAGGAGGTGAGATTTTGTTTTGGGGGTCTGTTTAAAGTTTAGATTTTGATGCTTGGGGATTGTCAGTATTGGTTAGAATTCATTTGGGTTTGTTCAGATTTTATGGTTTGTGATTCTGGTTATGTTAATTAGTTTTTGGATTATTTAGCTGGTATTATAAGAATTAATCTGTGTTTGATTTGGCTACTTTGATTGTATATGATGGGAGTTGAGAGAAAATTCGACAATGGGAGAGAGCCTGTTTTTGTTTATGCATataaggatttgattttgaatgaGATAGAATGGGGTGGTAATGATCACTGTTGGGGTGCTTGTGTTGTAGATTGAAGAGGTTCCGAGTGGTTTCCCTTTTAAGATAGAAGATGAGCCTGGATTTCAGACTGTGAAACTGAGGAGAACTTATCAAGATGAAGAGATTCAAGTGGAAGTTCACATGCCTGATCTAGTTACTGGCGAAGGTGAGGATGATGATGTGGATGATGATGGTAACGAACACGCCAATCAATCGAGCATCCCATTGGTCGTGAGCGTCTCCAAGGGTAGTGGCGCCCCTATTCTAGAGTTTAGCTGCAATGCTTTCCCTGATGAGATTGCAATTGAAAGCTTGATTGTTAAGAATCCTGATATTTCTGAGGATCAAATCGCCTACGAGGGGCCTGACTTCCAGTAAGCCTTTTATAGCTGTTAGATGTGTAGCATTGAATCaattttttagttttatatAATATTCGCTAAACTACATGAATGTTTGCTTGCAGTGATTTGGATGAGAATCTCCAGAAGTCCTTCCACAAGTACTTGGAGATTAGGGGAATCAAGCCCAGCACAACCAATTTCTTGCATGAGTACATGATCAATAAAGACAGCAGGGAATATAAGAACTGGTTGAAGAAACTTAAGCAGTTCGTTCAAGATTAAGTGCCTCCTAGGATATCATTTTTGCCCAGAAGAGATCCGAAGTTATATTTGAGTCCGTGGAACTTCTATGGCATTTAGCATCAAATCTTGTAATTTTGGAAGAAGACAATTATGTAGTTCATTGAAACTCAAGGATGTGGTTTTATGTTGACACAATTATGTAGTTCATTGAAACTATGTGGTTTTATGTTGACACAATTATGTAGTTCATTGACATTATGCATGTTGACACTGTTATATGATTTTAATATGACAATGATCATTTGAGCAATCTATGTGTTTTTATCAGGCAATCAATTTCTATGTGGCGGTGTTTATCAAGCTTGTGATTTTTCTCATCACATTATTACCAAACATTCTAACAATCTTAAGTCTGGACATGCCGAAACATGTAGTTTCAGTCAAATGCTTTATAATTGTTTTCTCTAGTTTTGTTTATCACTAGCATTTTGGTTAGGCAAGGCTGGATGAATAGTATTTATCAATAAGATCATTAAGATGAGGAGATAATAGTAAGAAATGATTTCATTGAAATGAGCTATCAATACGCTAACTAATGTGAGTCGGATACACTATTAATCATACAGATGACATAAGAACAACAGGCTAATAGCCTGCGCACTACTTATTCTctcttattctctctctctatcactCTCGAAATAACCAGCTGGAAATAGGATGCTGTCATTTTTGGATAGTTTAGGGCTCAATTGGGAGGTCCTTGTGGGTGTAAGTGATCCCCTTATCACCATTCACTACTTGTCCACTTCCTCTCAGAATCCTGCACATTATCAGGAAGTAAACTGTTACCATATGAATGTCAAATGGAAATAGAACCATTCCCCCACTGTACAATTTGAATTACAAGAGTCTCTGTCACATTACTAAAAGTCTTATCATCAGTTTCAGTCCCTTGCAATAATTACCACTTTTATTTTCCCTAAACCTTTCTATTGGAAAGAAGTTTCTTATTAAAGGTACTCATGTGATGTGCTCTAAGTCATAGAATCATCAATTTTAAGTAGAGATAGATTCAGGTTTCATACCATCTCGTTGTTAATAATCCTTCTACTCCTACAGGACCCCGAGCATGAATGCGACTTGTGCTTATCCCAACCTGATGAGTGGTAGAAGAGAATTAGATAAAATATATAGCAcgaatttcaaaaattattgCTGAAGTGATATTATACCTCTGCACCAAGTCCAAATCGAGCACCGTCACAAAACCTTGTGCTTGCGTTGTGAAAAACAGCAGCACTGCAAATGTTTATAACAATCATTATTACTTTGACTAGCTATCTTACAATAACTGAACTATGAATACTGAAGTATTAGGAACTACATTTTGGGGCAATGGGAGAAACGGGTGTTAACTGTTAGATAAAAGCTTGGTATATTTCTGAGAGCAGCCACTTCGACAGATATGCAGAGCATTCTTACCTGTCAACTTGACCTAAAAACAGATCCACAACTTCTTGGTCTTCTGCAATGATGCAATCAGTATGTGCACTGCAAAATGgaggaacaaaagaaaaattaaatgacTTTACATACATCACATTAGtacagagagagagggagattaAGTGTTGAAATGAATCTCATGTAAAAGAAACTCCAACGTGCCTTCCATGTTCATGAATATGATCAATGGCTGCACGTACATCATCTACTAACTCAATAGTGCAAGCCAATGAACTGTATTCTAGATGAAACGAATGAACTTCTGGAATATTGAGCAACGCGCTTGCCCTTGGTCCACCATATAATGTAACCCCTGCATATGGTTTAATTTGATCGCTTAGATCCTTCTAGGCTTCTAGTGGCACATTCCACCAAACGACTAAGAATTTCTTAACTTCTTAAATTGCTCCCAAGTTTTAAAAATGGAAAGGGAAAAGCaggaaaaagagaggaagagaagaccACAATATTTCTTTATTGCATGACTCAGGCTGTAACTGGAAATCTTAAGACATTCTCATTCTCAACACCCTCCAGTACTTTCATTAAATAGGAATTAACTCAACCGGTGTTGGAATATTAAAGTGGAAATAATATTGAAGGGGCTTATGAGCAGTATCAAGTATTATCAAGATTCAAGAACTATATTCGTTCCAAACAAATGCAAAAAgggtgaaaaaaaataaaaagtaataataataataataattttttgccGATGCAATCTCTTGAGCATCTAAAGAAAGGTAAAAAGTTCCAAATGTTTAGAAAAAACTAAATTTGAAATACCACATAAGTATAGAGATGATTACTCAACTCCACAAATTGGGAGATGGGGATACATAGGTGAGGGTGGTAGCAAAACATCTGATAGTTTATATTTTACAGCAATTAAAGTTAATCACTAGAAAAGCGTACCTTCAGAGCGAAGGTCAACAATGAGATCATTGAAGAGAATTGTATGCACTAAATCCTTATGTACAAGAAGTGTTTCCTGAGAATAGCAGAGAAAGCAATAAAGAACTGTTCCGCGTGATAACCACAAAATCATAGATGCAAGTTTAAAACTTACACTGGAAGATTTTAAGATGCTATCTGAAATTATAATCCAGGGATTGAAAACTACGTATAAATTACCATTGCATTACAGGCTGCTGGATAATCTAGTTTTGCATCCAAAACAATTCGCTTTGCCATATTCATATTTGCAGACTTGTCAACATAGAGATGGCATATTCCATCTACGTACCAAACAATACGGGTTGGTTCACTAAAATGAATATCTTCATCCTCTGAAAAATCAAGTACTATAGGAAAAGTGGAGCACATAGTGCAGATTATATATAAACTGAAGAAAAAATTTAACTAACCAGCATGCCCCAAAACTGGAATCTTGGTCGAATTCTTGATTTGAGAAACCAGTTTATTGCTGCCTCTTGGGATCACAAGATCAATCACATCGTCAAGCTGAAAAATATGACTGAATTTAGACTATCATCTCAAAGTTAACATAGGATTCAGCTGTCAATCAAACTTCTACTGACCTTAAGCAGATCTGGAATCTCCTCTCTTGAAGTTACAAGTCCAATTAGCTTCCCACCAACACTCTCTGGGATGGCTTCTGTGATAacctatattttttttcatgaaaAATACAACTAATGATTTCACTGGTTATGAAAAATAAATTGGAAATATCAATTTCTCTGTATATTCTGTAAAAAGATTTGAAATAAAACAGACCTTATGTAAAATTGCATTTGATCTCCTAGCCTCCTTTCCCCCTTTCAAGAGAAGCCCATTCCCGCTTCGGATGGCTAATGAAGCTATCTATTCAAATCATgccgaagaaaagaaaaacaaaactatatTTAGAAAGATTAGCAAATGCAACTGTTTGGAAAAACATACAATACATTAGAAACACATGATATTAGCTTCTTTACAATTTTCCATGTAAATAACAGCATAAATTATCTTCTACTGTCCAAAGTAAAGACTTGAATTAGATGTTACTTCCCAGTCCTTAGATTCCATGTACTGAGACGGATTTCAGCCATTTTTGCATCTCAGTCATCAATATTTGAACTAACAACATGCAGTTTGATATTCAGAAATTGTTACTTACCTGTACTAGTGCATCAGGACGGGATTCAAATACAATCAGGAGAACACCCAATGGACTTGATGTTTTCTCTAAGACAAGACCATCTGCAAGCTGGAAATAAGAGTAGTCAACAGAATCATTAGCAATTCATTAACAGAAGAATACCAAGTTATGGTGCTCTAGTTGGCAAAACATAattggttacaaccagattacAGGCTATTTAACACAGATTCCACATGTCAATGACCACCATTATCTGTGTGTTAGTTGTTCTGTCAGATTACCATAAGCTGTAATTGATGATCCTTATACCCCTCCTTACCTCAGTCTTTTTCAAAACATGACCAATTGGATCTTCCATGTTTGCAAGCACGCGAACAGAATTTGCAAGACTTGTAATCTGTCAAGTATAAAAAGCAGATTCACGAACATAAGTAGGAGTATGGTCGAGCAAGAACATTATACGCAGCATCAAACAGAAACATATTTTGGTGCGAAGTAACTTGGCGAAGTTGGTTTGCTTTACCTTGCCAGACTTTAGAGCCAGGCGAGATATCAAGGATTTTTCATATCCCGCTTGTTGTGCAGCAGAAACATCAGCTTCATTTTCAACAATGATCTTATTAGCATTTGCTTCAATGGCATCGGCTATATCCAGAAgaatttttttcctttgctcTGAAGTCATGGCCTGTACAGAAAGTATTAACAAGTTAGTTATGCTGCTGAACTTAGCCGATTTATTTGCTAATAAATTATGGTGGCAAAGAGTGCTTGTAACTGCAGAAGAAACACTTTATGAATCAACAAACATATT
This portion of the Rosa chinensis cultivar Old Blush chromosome 1, RchiOBHm-V2, whole genome shotgun sequence genome encodes:
- the LOC112182840 gene encoding delta-1-pyrroline-5-carboxylate synthase isoform X1, producing MGDVDSSRDFLRDVKRIVLKVGTAVVTRNDGRIALGRLGALCEQLKELNTQGYEVILVSSGAVGLGRQRLRYRKLINSSFADLQKPQAEIDGKACAAVGQNCLMALYDTLFSQLDVSSAQLLVTDSDFRDKDFRRQLNDTVKSLLSLKVVPIFNENDAVSTRRAPYEDSSGIFWDNDSLAALLALELKADLLVLLSDVEGLYSGPPSDPRSKLIHTYIKEKHQTEITFGDKSRVGRGGMTAKVKAAVNAAYAGIPVIITSGFAPECLTKVLQGQRIGTLFHQDAHLWCSFKEVDARGMAIAARESSRRLQAMTSEQRKKILLDIADAIEANANKIIVENEADVSAAQQAGYEKSLISRLALKSGKITSLANSVRVLANMEDPIGHVLKKTELADGLVLEKTSSPLGVLLIVFESRPDALVQIASLAIRSGNGLLLKGGKEARRSNAILHKVITEAIPESVGGKLIGLVTSREEIPDLLKLDDVIDLVIPRGSNKLVSQIKNSTKIPVLGHAEDEDIHFSEPTRIVWYVDGICHLYVDKSANMNMAKRIVLDAKLDYPAACNAMETLLVHKDLVHTILFNDLIVDLRSEGVTLYGGPRASALLNIPEVHSFHLEYSSLACTIELVDDVRAAIDHIHEHGSAHTDCIIAEDQEVVDLFLGQVDSAAVFHNASTRFCDGARFGLGAEVGISTSRIHARGPVGVEGLLTTRWILRGSGQVVNGDKGITYTHKDLPIEP
- the LOC112182841 gene encoding uncharacterized protein At2g39795, mitochondrial encodes the protein MAFTSILRRSASSLAPLATRLVRGQRNYHAAVVTAINHSSFAGRKPSSLSPLVPNPRYYSKADDSLLRVIDAEIQCAEETDDQEIEEVPSGFPFKIEDEPGFQTVKLRRTYQDEEIQVEVHMPDLVTGEGEDDDVDDDGNEHANQSSIPLVVSVSKGSGAPILEFSCNAFPDEIAIESLIVKNPDISEDQIAYEGPDFHDLDENLQKSFHKYLEIRGIKPSTTNFLHEYMINKDSREYKNWLKKLKQFVQD
- the LOC112182840 gene encoding delta-1-pyrroline-5-carboxylate synthase isoform X2; its protein translation is MGDVDSSRDFLRDVKRIVLKVGTAVVTRNDGRIALGRLGALCEQLKELNTQGYEVILVSSGAVGLGRQRLRYRKLINSSFADLQKPQAEIDGKACAAVGQNCLMALYDTLFSQLDVSSAQLLVTDSDFRDKDFRRQLNDTVKSLLSLKVVPIFNENDAVSTRRAPYEDSSGIFWDNDSLAALLALELKADLLVLLSDVEGLYSGPPSDPRSKLIHTYIKEKHQTEITFGDKSRVGRGGMTAKVKAAVNAAYAGIPVIITSGFAPECLTKVLQGQRIGTLFHQDAHLWCSFKEVDARGMAIAARESSRRLQAMTSEQRKKILLDIADAIEANANKIIVENEADVSAAQQAGYEKSLISRLALKSGKITSLANSVRVLANMEDPIGHVLKKTELADGLVLEKTSSPLGVLLIVFESRPDALVQIASLAIRSGNGLLLKGGKEARRSNAILHKVITEAIPESVGGKLIGLVTSREEIPDLLKLDDVIDLVIPRGSNKLVSQIKNSTKIPVLGHADGICHLYVDKSANMNMAKRIVLDAKLDYPAACNAMETLLVHKDLVHTILFNDLIVDLRSEGVTLYGGPRASALLNIPEVHSFHLEYSSLACTIELVDDVRAAIDHIHEHGSAHTDCIIAEDQEVVDLFLGQVDSAAVFHNASTRFCDGARFGLGAEVGISTSRIHARGPVGVEGLLTTRWILRGSGQVVNGDKGITYTHKDLPIEP